A segment of the Brevundimonas sp. M20 genome:
CACGAAGGCCAGTTGATCGTCATCGTCGGCCACCTCGACCATGCGGTCGGAGATGAAGATGTGGCGGCCGTCGGTGTGGCTGCGGAAGGTTCCCGTCACCTCGATCTGGGTCGGATAGGCGCAGGCGAGGGTCGGGGCGAGGTCGATCCGTCGCTCCACGCCGTGGCGGCGGACCTGAAGCCAGATGGGGCCCCTTGCCGCCAGGGCGTCCAGATGGGCGATGTTGGCTTCGAGGCCCTCGTATGAGCCGGATGATGAGGCTCCGCCCCGTGACAAGGCTTTTCCGTCAACCGACAGGATCAGGTCGCCGGGGGCCAGTCCGGCTTCGGCGGCCGGGCTGCCCGGCGGGGCGGCCAGAACGCCCGGGAGGTCGCCGTCCAGCCCGTAACGGGCTTCTGCCAGTGGACGCAGTTCGCTGCCGTACTGGCTCGCCGACTGCAGGGTCCAGCCCACGCGGAGACGACTTTTCGGGCAAAGGTCGGCGTTGGCCCGGGCGAGCTTCCAGGCCACGGCCGCCACTCGGGCGTCAGCGGCGGTCAGCGCTTCGAGACGAGCCTGCGGAGCGTCCGCAACGTCTCCGGAGTTCATGGCCGGGTGGCCGCAGGCCGCCAGCCCCGATCCGAAGATCAGGGCCGCGGCCAGCAAGCGGGTCCGGCGCCGCAACGGCTTTAGAACGGACGGAAGATCGCCAGCGCCGGCAGGGCGCTGACCGCTTCGCGCAGGGCGGCGTTCAGGCGCGAGGTGTCGACGACGATGATGTCGTCACCCA
Coding sequences within it:
- a CDS encoding M48 family metallopeptidase: MRRRTRLLAAALIFGSGLAACGHPAMNSGDVADAPQARLEALTAADARVAAVAWKLARANADLCPKSRLRVGWTLQSASQYGSELRPLAEARYGLDGDLPGVLAAPPGSPAAEAGLAPGDLILSVDGKALSRGGASSSGSYEGLEANIAHLDALAARGPIWLQVRRHGVERRIDLAPTLACAYPTQIEVTGTFRSHTDGRHIFISDRMVEVADDDDQLAFVLAHELAHAVLEHRSQPDVTGSPGQTNQRITLNRGLSLRAEPDADHLGLFLLARAGFDPYRAVDFLTRYAEVNPAARYPQANAGGIYESAPARRRTLEPVLADIAARKAAGQALIP